A single genomic interval of Gavia stellata isolate bGavSte3 chromosome 19, bGavSte3.hap2, whole genome shotgun sequence harbors:
- the ANXA5 gene encoding annexin A5 isoform X1 produces the protein MAKYTRGTVTAFSPFDARADAEALRKAMKGMGTDEETVLKILTSRNNAQRQEIASAFKTLFGRDLVDDLKSELTGKFETLMVSLMRPTYIFDAHALKHAIKGAGTNEKVLTEILASRTPAEVQNIKQVYLQEYEANLEDKITGETSGYFQRLLVVLLQANRDPDGRVDEGLVEQDAQVLFRAGELKWGTDEEKFITILGTRSVSHLRRVFDKYMTISGFQIEETIDRETSGDLEKLLLAVVKCIRSVPAYFAETLYYSMKGAGTDDDTLIRVMVSRSEIDLLDIRQEFRKNFAKSLHQMIQKDTSGDYRKALLLLCGGDDE, from the exons ATGGCGAAG TACACGAGAGGCACTGTGACAGCCTTCTCTCCTTTTGATGCCAGAGCTGATGCAGAAGCTCTTCGTAAGGCCATGAAGGGAATGG GGACTGATGAAGAAACTGTTCTGAAGATCCttaccagcagaaacaatgcTCAGCGTCAAGAAATTGCATCTGCCTTTAAAACCTTATTTGGCAGG GATCTTGTAGATGACCTGAAATCAGAACTTACTGGCAAATTTGAAACATTGATGGTATCTTTGATGAGACCAACGTATATTTTTGATGCTCATGCACTGAAGCATGCCATCAAG ggagcaggaacCAATGAGAAAGTGTTGACTGAAATTCTTGCCTCCAGAACACCCGCGGAAGTGCAGAATATTAAACAGGTTTATCTGCAAG AGTATGAGGCCAACTTGGAGGATAAGATCACAGGAGAAACATCAGGCTATTTTCAGAGACTGCTGGTGGTCCTGCTGCAG GCGAATAGAGATCCTGACGGCAGAGTTGATGAGGGTCTTGTTGAGCAGGATGCTCAG GTTTTGTTTAGAGCTGGGGAGCTGAAATGGGGAACAGATGAAGAGAAGTTCATCACCATCTTGGGGACCCGAAGCGTTTCCCATTTAAGGAGGG TGTTTGACAAATACATGACTATTTCCGGCTTTCAAATTGAAGAGACCATTGACCGGGAAACCTCTGGTGATTTGGAGAAGCTGCTTCTGGCAGTTG tgAAATGCATCCGAAGCGTGCCTGCCTATTTTGCTGAGACTCTGTATTATTCCATGAAG GGGGCTGGCACTGATGATGATACTCTGATCAGAGTCATGGTTTCAAGAAGTGAAATTGATCTGTTGGATATTAGACAAGAATTCAGAAAGAATTTTGCAAAGTCATTGCATCAAATGATTCAG AAAGATACATCTGGGGACTACAGGAAAGCACTCCTGCTCCTCTGTGGTGGAGATGATGAGTAA
- the ANXA5 gene encoding annexin A5 isoform X2, whose amino-acid sequence MAKHMTFWALFCLLKIAYLLCLSTCYTRGTVTAFSPFDARADAEALRKAMKGMGTDEETVLKILTSRNNAQRQEIASAFKTLFGRDLVDDLKSELTGKFETLMVSLMRPTYIFDAHALKHAIKGAGTNEKVLTEILASRTPAEVQNIKQVYLQEYEANLEDKITGETSGYFQRLLVVLLQANRDPDGRVDEGLVEQDAQVLFRAGELKWGTDEEKFITILGTRSVSHLRRVFDKYMTISGFQIEETIDRETSGDLEKLLLAVVKCIRSVPAYFAETLYYSMKGAGTDDDTLIRVMVSRSEIDLLDIRQEFRKNFAKSLHQMIQKDTSGDYRKALLLLCGGDDE is encoded by the exons ATGGCGAAG CACATGACCTTCTGGGCTCTCTTCTGTCTTCTGAAAATAGCATACCTTCTCTGTTTGTCAACCTGT TACACGAGAGGCACTGTGACAGCCTTCTCTCCTTTTGATGCCAGAGCTGATGCAGAAGCTCTTCGTAAGGCCATGAAGGGAATGG GGACTGATGAAGAAACTGTTCTGAAGATCCttaccagcagaaacaatgcTCAGCGTCAAGAAATTGCATCTGCCTTTAAAACCTTATTTGGCAGG GATCTTGTAGATGACCTGAAATCAGAACTTACTGGCAAATTTGAAACATTGATGGTATCTTTGATGAGACCAACGTATATTTTTGATGCTCATGCACTGAAGCATGCCATCAAG ggagcaggaacCAATGAGAAAGTGTTGACTGAAATTCTTGCCTCCAGAACACCCGCGGAAGTGCAGAATATTAAACAGGTTTATCTGCAAG AGTATGAGGCCAACTTGGAGGATAAGATCACAGGAGAAACATCAGGCTATTTTCAGAGACTGCTGGTGGTCCTGCTGCAG GCGAATAGAGATCCTGACGGCAGAGTTGATGAGGGTCTTGTTGAGCAGGATGCTCAG GTTTTGTTTAGAGCTGGGGAGCTGAAATGGGGAACAGATGAAGAGAAGTTCATCACCATCTTGGGGACCCGAAGCGTTTCCCATTTAAGGAGGG TGTTTGACAAATACATGACTATTTCCGGCTTTCAAATTGAAGAGACCATTGACCGGGAAACCTCTGGTGATTTGGAGAAGCTGCTTCTGGCAGTTG tgAAATGCATCCGAAGCGTGCCTGCCTATTTTGCTGAGACTCTGTATTATTCCATGAAG GGGGCTGGCACTGATGATGATACTCTGATCAGAGTCATGGTTTCAAGAAGTGAAATTGATCTGTTGGATATTAGACAAGAATTCAGAAAGAATTTTGCAAAGTCATTGCATCAAATGATTCAG AAAGATACATCTGGGGACTACAGGAAAGCACTCCTGCTCCTCTGTGGTGGAGATGATGAGTAA